A window of the Rhizobium sp. ACO-34A genome harbors these coding sequences:
- a CDS encoding sugar ABC transporter substrate-binding protein translates to MSISRIAKSLLVSAAFTMAAVAAQAEGIGASLLTQQHPFYNELAKAITEEAKAKNVKLEIAIANQDLNKQLADIEDFIVKGVDVIIMSPVDSKGALAAVKRAEAAGIKVITVDVPVEGTQVASYIGTDNYAGGVKAGELMAEQLGGKGNVAIIDYPLVQSVVNRVNGFKEAIAKFPDIKIVSIQTGITRAEALAVAQNMLQANPDIAGIFGFGDDAALAAAVAVKSAGLTGKVKVIGFDGMPEAIAAVDNDPDMVGVIQQFPDQMGKLAVDSAVKLVAGETVPADQPIVPGVYVKK, encoded by the coding sequence ATGTCCATTTCTCGCATCGCCAAGTCGCTCCTCGTTTCTGCCGCTTTCACCATGGCTGCAGTCGCAGCGCAGGCGGAAGGCATCGGCGCTTCGCTGCTGACGCAGCAGCATCCGTTCTATAACGAGCTGGCCAAGGCCATCACCGAAGAGGCGAAGGCCAAGAACGTCAAGCTCGAGATCGCGATCGCCAACCAGGACCTGAACAAGCAGCTGGCCGACATCGAAGACTTCATCGTCAAGGGCGTCGACGTCATCATCATGTCGCCGGTCGACAGCAAGGGCGCTCTCGCCGCCGTCAAGCGCGCTGAAGCAGCCGGCATCAAGGTCATCACCGTCGACGTTCCGGTCGAAGGCACCCAGGTTGCCTCCTACATCGGCACCGACAACTATGCAGGCGGCGTCAAGGCCGGCGAACTGATGGCCGAACAGCTCGGCGGCAAGGGCAACGTCGCCATCATCGACTACCCGCTGGTGCAGTCGGTGGTGAACCGCGTCAACGGCTTCAAGGAAGCCATCGCCAAGTTCCCGGACATCAAGATCGTTTCGATCCAGACCGGCATCACCCGCGCCGAAGCTCTGGCCGTTGCCCAGAACATGCTGCAGGCCAACCCGGATATCGCCGGCATCTTCGGCTTCGGCGACGACGCAGCGCTTGCTGCCGCCGTCGCGGTCAAGTCCGCAGGCCTGACCGGCAAGGTCAAGGTCATCGGCTTCGACGGCATGCCGGAAGCGATTGCAGCGGTAGACAACGACCCGGATATGGTCGGCGTCATCCAGCAGTTCCCGGACCAGATGGGCAAGCTCGCCGTCGATAGCGCCGTGAAGCTCGTTGCCGGCGAAACGGTTCCGGCCGATCAGCCGATCGTTCCGGGCGTCTACGTCAAGAAGTAA
- a CDS encoding FAD-binding dehydrogenase (proposed role in polysaccahride synthesis), translating to MERQSIRTLGCDVLVIGSGAAGLAAAVTAAHFGLKVVVAEKEAQFGGTSAWSGGWLWIPRNPLARAAGIEESPEGPMEYLRSELGNRASDPRLAAFLRNGPEMVSFFAANTTVRWIDGNRVPDFHETPGSLKGGRSVSALPYDGRGLGEWVKKLRPPLDVASPFGMGIASGADMAHFFNASRKPGSALHAVKRLARHFRDLAVHRRGMHLVNGNALVARLIRSALDLSVTMIDSAPAIELIRDGGRITGARLATPGGDTVVRAARGVVLATGGFPHDPARLDALATQAGGGEGHFSAAPRSNTGDGLRLGEKAGGAVAEDLASSVALAPVSVVPRPDGTTAHFPHLVERAKPGIIAVTPEGRRFVSEADSYHDFMKALILATPAGRPPVAWLIADHTAQRRWGLGWSKPFPFPVGPAIRSGYLRSGRTLGELARACGIDGQALEETVRAFNGYAARGEDPDFHRGRSVYNRVQGDAAHGPNPSLAPLDHGPFYAVKIVPGSLGTFAGLVTDPAARVLDGAGQPVPGLFAVGNDMSSVMGGNYPSGGITLGPGMTFGYIAGRILAGQPVEGIETASKEETA from the coding sequence ATGGAACGGCAATCGATACGCACCCTCGGGTGCGATGTACTGGTCATCGGTTCGGGCGCGGCGGGACTGGCCGCCGCAGTGACCGCCGCGCATTTCGGCCTCAAGGTCGTCGTGGCCGAAAAGGAGGCCCAGTTCGGCGGCACGTCCGCATGGTCGGGCGGCTGGCTTTGGATCCCGCGCAACCCGCTGGCGCGGGCGGCCGGCATCGAGGAGTCCCCCGAAGGTCCAATGGAATATCTGCGCAGCGAGCTTGGAAACCGCGCTTCCGATCCCCGTCTTGCCGCCTTTCTCCGCAACGGGCCAGAGATGGTCTCCTTCTTTGCCGCAAACACCACCGTCCGTTGGATCGACGGCAATCGAGTCCCGGATTTCCATGAAACACCCGGTTCGTTGAAGGGCGGTCGCTCGGTCTCCGCCTTGCCTTACGACGGGCGCGGACTGGGCGAATGGGTGAAGAAGCTGCGGCCGCCGTTGGATGTCGCAAGCCCCTTCGGCATGGGGATCGCGAGCGGCGCGGACATGGCGCATTTCTTCAACGCATCGCGCAAGCCGGGTTCGGCCCTGCATGCGGTAAAGCGTCTCGCCCGGCATTTTCGCGACCTCGCCGTCCATCGCCGCGGCATGCATCTCGTTAACGGCAACGCGCTCGTCGCCCGGCTGATACGTTCCGCACTCGATCTCTCCGTCACCATGATCGACAGCGCCCCGGCAATCGAACTCATCCGCGATGGCGGCCGCATCACCGGCGCGCGCCTTGCGACACCCGGCGGCGATACCGTGGTGCGGGCGGCGCGCGGCGTGGTGCTGGCAACCGGCGGCTTTCCGCACGATCCCGCCCGGCTCGATGCGCTGGCCACGCAGGCAGGCGGCGGTGAGGGGCATTTTTCCGCCGCTCCCCGCAGCAATACAGGCGATGGCTTGCGGCTCGGGGAAAAGGCCGGCGGTGCTGTGGCGGAGGATCTCGCCTCGTCCGTTGCGCTCGCCCCCGTCTCCGTGGTGCCGCGCCCGGATGGAACGACGGCGCATTTCCCCCATCTCGTGGAGCGAGCCAAGCCCGGCATCATCGCGGTCACGCCGGAGGGCAGGCGCTTCGTCAGCGAGGCGGACAGCTATCACGACTTCATGAAGGCGCTGATCCTGGCAACACCTGCGGGTCGTCCGCCTGTCGCATGGCTAATCGCGGACCACACGGCGCAGCGCCGCTGGGGTCTCGGCTGGTCGAAACCCTTTCCCTTTCCTGTCGGTCCGGCGATCCGCTCCGGCTATCTCAGGTCCGGGCGAACGCTTGGCGAACTCGCCCGCGCCTGCGGCATCGACGGGCAGGCGCTCGAAGAGACCGTCCGCGCCTTCAACGGCTATGCGGCGCGCGGCGAAGACCCGGATTTCCATCGCGGCCGCTCGGTCTACAACCGGGTGCAGGGCGATGCGGCGCACGGCCCCAATCCATCGCTCGCCCCGCTCGACCATGGTCCGTTCTACGCCGTGAAGATCGTGCCCGGTTCGCTCGGCACCTTCGCCGGTCTCGTGACCGATCCGGCCGCGCGAGTGCTGGATGGTGCGGGCCAGCCCGTGCCCGGCCTGTTTGCCGTCGGCAACGACATGTCTTCGGTCATGGGCGGAAACTATCCATCCGGTGGCATCACGCTCGGTCCGGGCATGACCTTCGGGTATATCGCCGGCCGCATTCTGGCCGGCCAGCCCGTCGAGGGCATCGAAACCGCTTCAAAGGAGGAAACGGCATGA
- a CDS encoding IclR family transcriptional regulator: MSSVLEKSLAIIELLVDHPTGLPVSAIASATDQPVSGVHRTLQELGRLGYVRQVQAQGDYALTIKLPAMGLGFLGRAGITDVAQPVLDALATRSGELIRLSVIDTDRLIWVAVAQGATRGLRYDPGQEQGVVVHLASSSGGKAWLSTMSDDEALSRVAGQGLLRQAEGTGPNAPRSLTLLLEQLAEARARGYATAVDSYIAGMAAMAVPVRYHTNGPVLGCLSIAGPAVRMTAERMAELAPALQAAAAELGEAAAGSQYFQAIVKAVEPAPAKDRKTA; encoded by the coding sequence ATGAGCAGCGTCCTCGAAAAATCCCTCGCCATCATCGAACTCCTTGTCGATCACCCGACCGGGCTGCCTGTCTCGGCCATCGCATCGGCGACCGACCAGCCCGTCAGCGGCGTGCATCGCACGCTGCAGGAGCTGGGGCGCCTCGGCTATGTGCGCCAGGTGCAGGCCCAGGGCGATTACGCCCTGACGATCAAGCTGCCGGCCATGGGGCTCGGTTTCCTCGGCCGCGCCGGCATTACCGATGTAGCGCAGCCGGTGCTGGATGCGCTGGCGACGCGCTCGGGCGAGCTGATCCGTCTTTCCGTGATCGATACCGACCGGCTGATCTGGGTGGCGGTGGCGCAGGGTGCGACCCGCGGCCTGCGCTACGATCCGGGCCAGGAGCAGGGCGTGGTCGTGCATCTCGCCAGCTCTTCGGGCGGCAAGGCATGGCTTTCCACGATGAGCGACGACGAGGCGCTGTCGCGGGTGGCCGGGCAGGGTCTGCTGCGGCAGGCGGAGGGCACTGGCCCGAATGCGCCGCGCAGCCTGACGCTGCTTCTCGAACAACTGGCGGAAGCCCGCGCACGCGGCTACGCCACGGCGGTCGACAGCTACATCGCGGGCATGGCCGCGATGGCTGTGCCTGTCCGCTATCACACGAATGGCCCTGTTCTCGGCTGTCTTTCCATCGCCGGACCGGCGGTGCGCATGACGGCCGAACGCATGGCGGAACTGGCTCCGGCGCTTCAGGCGGCGGCGGCAGAACTGGGAGAGGCGGCCGCCGGGTCGCAGTATTTTCAAGCAATCGTGAAGGCCGTGGAACCGGCTCCCGCGAAGGATCGCAAGACCGCGTAA
- a CDS encoding FAD-binding dehydrogenase (proposed role in polysaccahride synthesis), which yields MRKALAEVGQAYDVVVLGAGAGGMSAAVFAALEGMRVLLVERTEYLGGTSAFSAATTWIPLTRHSRAIGADDSREKVSGFLDRAVGNRSPKALREAFLAAGPEVVETLENKTDVHFRPRPFHPDYLYELEGATSFGRALEPTPFEAGELGADLALIRPPIPEFTILGGMMIDRDDIGHLMKMGKSLKSAVYSARLIGRYYLGKMRHGRDPRLLMGNALIGRMLLTANKLGVDILTETETTAFATDKNGVTGVTLRQKGIDKRITVMGGVVLASGGFSRHPKMRAEKLPHPAPEFSPSAPGHTGALHDLAFAAGAHHGTTSAQPCFWAPVSHRRRPDGSMAVFPHFVFDRSKPGIISVGRDGRRFVNESTSYHLFVSAMYAANKDGSHVPTYLIADAKALKTYGMGMIRPGGANIKPYLADGYLTEGATLDELARKLGIDANGLKDSVSRMNAYAKTGIDADFARGTTVYEKANGDPTHGPNPTLGALETAPYYAVKLWPGDIGSAMGLVGDENARLLREDSSVIEGLYACGNDLQSIMGGVYPGPGITVGPAIVFGAIAARHAAQRAAAARRGETGRGEAA from the coding sequence ATGCGAAAAGCGTTGGCTGAGGTCGGGCAGGCCTATGATGTAGTCGTGCTCGGTGCAGGCGCAGGCGGCATGTCCGCCGCCGTCTTTGCAGCGCTGGAGGGCATGCGTGTCCTGCTGGTCGAGCGGACGGAATATCTCGGCGGCACGTCGGCCTTTTCCGCCGCGACCACATGGATACCGCTTACCCGCCATTCCCGCGCCATCGGTGCCGACGACAGCCGCGAGAAGGTTTCCGGCTTTCTCGACCGCGCGGTCGGGAACCGCAGTCCGAAGGCGCTGAGGGAGGCGTTTCTTGCGGCCGGACCCGAGGTGGTGGAAACGCTGGAAAACAAAACGGACGTTCATTTCCGCCCTCGCCCCTTCCATCCTGACTATCTTTATGAGCTGGAAGGCGCGACGTCTTTCGGCCGGGCGCTGGAGCCCACGCCCTTCGAGGCAGGCGAGCTTGGGGCCGATCTCGCTCTCATTCGCCCGCCGATCCCGGAATTCACCATTCTCGGCGGCATGATGATCGACCGCGACGATATCGGCCACCTGATGAAGATGGGCAAGTCGCTGAAATCCGCCGTCTACTCGGCGCGACTGATCGGCCGCTACTATCTCGGCAAGATGCGCCATGGCCGCGATCCCCGCCTGCTCATGGGCAATGCCCTGATCGGCCGGATGCTGCTGACCGCCAACAAGCTCGGCGTCGATATCCTGACCGAAACGGAAACGACGGCTTTCGCCACGGACAAGAATGGCGTGACGGGCGTGACCCTGCGTCAGAAGGGTATCGACAAGCGGATCACGGTCATGGGCGGCGTCGTGCTCGCCTCCGGCGGCTTTTCGCGCCATCCGAAGATGCGGGCGGAAAAGCTGCCGCATCCGGCACCCGAATTCAGCCCGTCAGCTCCCGGCCATACGGGCGCGCTGCACGATCTCGCCTTTGCCGCCGGCGCTCACCATGGAACCACATCGGCCCAGCCCTGCTTCTGGGCGCCGGTGTCGCACCGTCGTCGCCCCGATGGCTCGATGGCGGTCTTCCCGCACTTCGTCTTCGACCGGTCCAAGCCGGGCATCATTTCGGTGGGACGCGACGGCCGGCGCTTCGTCAACGAAAGCACCAGCTATCACCTGTTCGTCTCGGCCATGTATGCGGCCAACAAGGACGGCAGCCATGTGCCGACCTATCTGATCGCCGATGCAAAAGCGCTGAAGACCTATGGCATGGGCATGATCCGGCCGGGCGGCGCCAACATCAAGCCATACCTTGCCGATGGCTACCTGACGGAAGGCGCAACGCTCGACGAACTCGCCCGCAAGCTCGGCATCGATGCGAATGGCCTGAAAGACAGCGTCTCCCGCATGAACGCCTATGCGAAGACCGGCATCGACGCCGATTTCGCCCGCGGCACGACCGTTTATGAAAAGGCGAACGGCGACCCGACCCATGGACCGAACCCGACGCTCGGCGCGCTGGAAACGGCACCCTATTATGCCGTGAAGCTGTGGCCCGGCGATATCGGCTCGGCGATGGGCCTGGTGGGCGACGAGAACGCCCGTCTTCTGAGGGAAGACAGCTCCGTCATCGAAGGGCTCTATGCCTGCGGCAACGATCTGCAGTCGATCATGGGCGGCGTCTATCCCGGTCCCGGCATCACCGTCGGCCCGGCCATCGTTTTCGGCGCCATCGCGGCCCGCCATGCGGCACAGCGCGCAGCGGCGGCCCGTCGGGGAGAAACTGGCCGGGGAGAAGCGGCATGA
- a CDS encoding shikimate dehydrogenase, which yields MTQQLKVDGETRIFPIIGHPIGQVKSPASLSGIMADRGFNGMVVPVDILPEDLPGWLAQAKSMRNVDGIIVTVPHKVSCLAFCARVSARARASGAVNIMIRDGNEWIGDATDGHGYLDGIAAEGFDVSGKPALLVGAGGAGSAIAYEILARGASELALHDIDAAKRDALLARLNEAFPGKARAGSTDPRGFALVANATPLGMREGDPLPVQTEFLTSEQFVADVVTRPAVPPLIAAARAAGCGTMPGSGMFNAQAVLLAELLMGVRSIEA from the coding sequence ATGACGCAGCAGTTGAAGGTCGATGGAGAGACCCGGATCTTTCCGATCATCGGCCATCCCATCGGACAGGTGAAATCGCCGGCATCCCTGAGCGGCATCATGGCGGACAGGGGTTTCAACGGCATGGTCGTGCCGGTCGATATCCTGCCGGAAGACCTGCCGGGCTGGCTGGCGCAGGCGAAGTCCATGCGCAATGTCGATGGCATCATCGTCACGGTTCCCCACAAGGTCTCCTGCCTTGCCTTCTGCGCCCGCGTTTCGGCTCGCGCCAGGGCATCGGGCGCCGTCAACATCATGATCCGCGACGGCAATGAGTGGATTGGCGACGCGACCGACGGCCATGGCTATCTCGATGGCATCGCAGCGGAAGGCTTCGACGTTTCCGGCAAGCCGGCGCTGCTGGTCGGTGCGGGCGGGGCGGGTTCCGCCATCGCTTACGAAATTCTCGCACGCGGCGCATCCGAGCTTGCGCTCCACGATATCGATGCGGCCAAGCGCGATGCGCTTCTTGCCCGGTTGAACGAGGCTTTTCCGGGCAAGGCGCGAGCGGGCAGCACGGATCCGCGCGGCTTTGCGCTGGTCGCCAATGCGACGCCGCTCGGCATGCGCGAAGGCGATCCCCTGCCCGTCCAGACGGAGTTCCTGACATCGGAGCAGTTCGTTGCCGATGTGGTGACGCGCCCCGCCGTGCCGCCGCTGATCGCCGCCGCACGCGCTGCCGGCTGCGGCACCATGCCGGGGTCGGGCATGTTCAACGCCCAGGCCGTCCTGCTCGCGGAACTGCTGATGGGCGTGCGTTCGATCGAGGCATGA
- a CDS encoding ABC transporter substrate-binding protein — protein sequence MMIRKLLSTAAIIVACTAAPALAELKVGSIVELSGPGAAAGTNFRDGVKMGFEEINAAGGILKEPVKIIEYDSQTDPQVSRAMVQKAIDDEVYAIMGTVFSSSTVVNMMVAKQYGIPQFTGSEAPSITAKGNPYIFRTAFGSQKGVPKLVKYMVEKMGVKKVGVAWANTEFGKGGHQAFLDEAKKAGLEIVVDVPSEQAQADFSADVLKLKNSGAEAFFVYYTEEECARFLREARKQGLDKPLVGETTLIGHKVIELAGDAANGAMGHVGLTPDADIPGLKEMVERFKTEFKYTPDHNAIKGYTAAWTLKYATELVGSPDSKAIAEKLHGLTLKASEYPGVLMDVSWDETGEMSRESFFVKVENGKQVVDAILPPN from the coding sequence ATGATGATCAGGAAACTGCTTTCTACAGCCGCAATTATTGTGGCCTGCACCGCCGCACCGGCGCTCGCCGAACTGAAGGTCGGCTCGATCGTGGAGCTGTCCGGGCCGGGCGCCGCCGCCGGCACCAATTTCCGCGACGGCGTGAAGATGGGCTTCGAGGAGATCAATGCCGCCGGCGGCATTCTCAAGGAGCCGGTGAAGATCATCGAATATGACAGCCAGACCGATCCGCAGGTCTCCCGCGCCATGGTGCAGAAGGCGATCGACGATGAAGTCTATGCCATCATGGGCACGGTGTTTTCGTCATCGACCGTGGTGAACATGATGGTTGCCAAGCAGTATGGCATTCCGCAGTTCACCGGCTCGGAAGCCCCCTCGATCACCGCCAAGGGCAACCCCTACATCTTCCGCACCGCTTTCGGCTCCCAGAAGGGCGTGCCGAAGCTCGTCAAATACATGGTCGAGAAAATGGGCGTGAAGAAGGTCGGCGTGGCCTGGGCCAATACCGAATTCGGCAAGGGCGGCCATCAGGCCTTCCTCGATGAAGCAAAGAAAGCCGGTCTGGAAATCGTCGTCGACGTGCCTTCCGAACAGGCGCAGGCCGATTTCTCCGCCGACGTGCTGAAGCTGAAGAACTCCGGCGCCGAAGCCTTCTTCGTCTATTACACCGAGGAAGAATGCGCCCGCTTCCTGCGCGAAGCCCGCAAGCAGGGTCTCGACAAGCCGCTGGTCGGCGAAACCACGCTGATCGGACATAAGGTGATCGAGCTTGCCGGCGATGCTGCCAACGGCGCCATGGGCCATGTCGGCCTGACGCCCGATGCCGATATTCCGGGCCTCAAGGAGATGGTCGAACGCTTCAAGACCGAGTTCAAGTACACGCCTGACCATAACGCCATCAAGGGCTATACCGCCGCCTGGACGCTCAAATACGCCACCGAACTGGTCGGCAGCCCCGATAGCAAGGCCATTGCCGAAAAGCTGCATGGCCTGACGCTGAAGGCTTCCGAATATCCCGGCGTTCTCATGGACGTGAGCTGGGACGAGACCGGCGAAATGTCCCGCGAGAGCTTCTTCGTGAAGGTGGAGAACGGCAAGCAGGTTGTTGACGCGATCCTGCCTCCGAACTGA
- a CDS encoding branched-chain amino acid ABC transporter permease: MAELIQILISGLAAGSIYALAAVGFTLLWQASQTINFAQGEFVMLPAFFVLVGMTVFGLPLWPSVFLALALSLLILGVAFKRLIVEPMLPHGTLPLVIATIALGLLMKESVKEFYGATAQPFPAVFPQTVYHVAGASVSVQDIGNLVVSMLAIGGLQLFLNRTRTGRCMQASAQNPAVAQILGVNVKRMVLYTFLINATLATIASVLISPIYLAKFSNGETLGLVAFIAAIVGGFNQIRGALVGGLLIGVIDNFSAVYISAEYRSAMPLILLIAIILLRPQGLLGTPEGRTV; the protein is encoded by the coding sequence ATGGCCGAGCTTATCCAGATTCTCATCTCCGGCCTTGCCGCCGGTTCCATCTATGCGCTGGCCGCGGTCGGTTTCACGCTGCTTTGGCAGGCGTCGCAAACCATCAACTTCGCCCAGGGCGAGTTCGTCATGCTGCCGGCCTTCTTCGTGCTGGTCGGCATGACCGTCTTCGGCCTGCCGCTATGGCCCTCGGTCTTTCTGGCGCTGGCGTTGTCGCTCCTGATCCTCGGCGTGGCCTTCAAGCGGCTGATCGTCGAGCCGATGCTGCCGCATGGCACGCTGCCGCTGGTCATCGCCACCATCGCGCTCGGCCTGCTGATGAAGGAAAGCGTCAAGGAATTCTACGGCGCCACCGCCCAGCCCTTTCCGGCGGTCTTCCCGCAGACGGTCTATCACGTCGCAGGCGCCAGCGTATCCGTTCAGGACATCGGCAACCTCGTCGTTTCCATGCTGGCCATCGGCGGGCTGCAGCTCTTCCTCAACCGCACCCGCACCGGGCGCTGCATGCAGGCGAGCGCCCAGAACCCGGCGGTCGCCCAGATCCTCGGCGTCAACGTCAAGCGCATGGTGCTCTATACCTTCCTCATCAACGCGACGCTCGCCACCATCGCCTCGGTGCTGATCTCGCCGATCTATCTCGCCAAGTTCTCCAATGGCGAGACGCTCGGCCTCGTCGCCTTCATCGCGGCCATCGTCGGCGGCTTCAACCAGATCCGCGGCGCGCTGGTCGGCGGCCTGCTGATCGGGGTGATCGACAACTTCTCCGCCGTCTACATCTCGGCGGAATACCGCTCGGCCATGCCGCTTATCCTGCTCATCGCCATCATCCTGCTGCGCCCGCAGGGCCTGCTCGGCACCCCGGAAGGGAGAACCGTATGA
- a CDS encoding branched-chain amino acid ABC transporter permease has product MTRLQPVLLVLGIAALLVAPIGQGNYIVYTLCSWLLFSIAAMGLNLTLGYAGQVSLAQAAFMGIGAYITSLMTLAGIHWGLAVIVSIAASFVVGLVLGYPALRVQHHFLAFVTLAFNTLLFLVLRNEEEITGGSFGLSGMERPSFFGFSTDSNMAFYYFSLACFLVAAFVLWWILRSPWGRAFKALRENPIRAESLGLKIRRQTLLAFAIGSAFGGLAGALQAPLVQFIEPGSFALIHSLKLLLMVVVGGSGFFFGPMLGAAVVILLPEVLRFTEGYYLIIYAAMVIVLMVYSPNGLIGLGQRIAEKLKPRHEARRDLQQGVQL; this is encoded by the coding sequence ATGACCCGCCTTCAACCCGTCCTTCTCGTCCTCGGCATCGCGGCGCTTCTCGTCGCCCCCATCGGCCAGGGCAACTACATCGTCTACACGCTCTGCTCGTGGCTGTTGTTCTCCATCGCCGCCATGGGGCTCAACCTGACGCTCGGCTATGCCGGTCAGGTCAGTCTCGCACAGGCGGCCTTCATGGGCATCGGCGCCTACATCACCTCGCTGATGACGCTTGCCGGCATCCACTGGGGCCTTGCCGTTATCGTCTCGATTGCCGCAAGCTTCGTCGTCGGCCTGGTGCTCGGCTATCCGGCGCTGCGCGTGCAGCACCACTTCCTCGCTTTCGTGACGCTCGCCTTCAACACGCTGCTGTTCCTCGTGCTGCGCAACGAGGAGGAGATCACCGGCGGTTCGTTCGGGCTTTCGGGCATGGAGCGTCCGTCCTTCTTCGGCTTCTCCACCGACAGCAACATGGCCTTCTACTACTTCTCGCTGGCCTGTTTCCTCGTGGCGGCCTTCGTCCTGTGGTGGATCCTGCGCTCGCCCTGGGGCCGCGCCTTCAAGGCACTCAGGGAAAACCCGATCCGGGCCGAAAGCCTCGGCCTCAAGATCCGCCGCCAGACGCTGCTCGCCTTCGCCATCGGTTCGGCCTTCGGCGGTCTGGCCGGCGCGCTGCAGGCGCCGCTGGTGCAGTTCATCGAACCCGGCAGCTTCGCCCTCATCCATTCGCTGAAGCTTCTGCTGATGGTGGTGGTCGGCGGCTCCGGCTTCTTCTTCGGGCCGATGCTCGGTGCCGCCGTGGTCATCCTGCTGCCGGAAGTGCTGCGCTTCACTGAGGGCTATTACCTCATCATCTACGCGGCCATGGTGATCGTGCTGATGGTCTATTCGCCGAACGGCCTCATCGGTCTCGGCCAGAGGATCGCGGAAAAGCTGAAGCCGAGGCATGAGGCCCGCCGCGACCTGCAACAGGGGGTACAGCTGTGA
- a CDS encoding ABC transporter ATP-binding protein → MNAPILSVHNISKRFGGIRAVNGVSFEVQKGEILGLIGPNGSGKSTLFNCILGQLRPSEGHCEINGKSTDGVRPADLSLMGVGRTFQQLSVFPKMSVLDNVILAGQEHEGSMLSRLFGKPDAGLTEKAEQLIEFFRLTPYRDTAAGSLSYGQQKLVDAAMAFMAGPGIVLLDEPAGGVNLTMLGHLKERLITYNREHGTTFVVIEHNMEFVMSLCTRIIVLAQGEVIAEGTPDEIRSNQMVIDAYLGG, encoded by the coding sequence ATGAACGCACCCATCCTCTCCGTCCACAACATCTCCAAGCGCTTCGGCGGCATCCGCGCCGTCAACGGGGTGAGCTTCGAGGTTCAGAAGGGCGAGATCCTCGGCCTGATCGGGCCGAACGGCTCCGGCAAGTCGACCCTGTTCAACTGCATCCTCGGTCAGCTGCGCCCGAGCGAGGGCCACTGCGAGATCAACGGCAAGTCCACCGACGGCGTGCGCCCGGCGGACCTGTCGCTGATGGGCGTCGGCCGCACCTTCCAGCAGCTTTCGGTCTTTCCGAAGATGAGCGTTCTCGACAACGTCATCCTTGCCGGCCAGGAGCATGAAGGTTCGATGCTCTCGCGCCTGTTCGGCAAGCCGGATGCCGGCCTCACCGAAAAGGCCGAGCAGCTGATCGAGTTCTTCCGCCTGACGCCCTACCGCGACACGGCGGCGGGCTCGCTGTCCTACGGCCAGCAGAAGCTGGTGGATGCGGCGATGGCCTTCATGGCCGGCCCCGGCATCGTGCTTCTCGACGAGCCGGCGGGGGGCGTGAACCTGACCATGCTCGGGCATCTGAAGGAGCGGCTGATCACCTACAACCGCGAGCACGGCACGACCTTCGTGGTCATCGAGCACAATATGGAGTTCGTCATGTCGCTCTGCACGCGCATCATCGTGCTGGCGCAGGGCGAGGTTATCGCCGAGGGGACACCGGACGAGATCCGGTCGAACCAGATGGTCATCGACGCTTATCTTGGAGGCTGA
- a CDS encoding ABC transporter ATP-binding protein encodes MLEMKKVTGGYGRITILNGTSFTIPKASITTVIGPNGAGKSTVFKAIFGLLSIHSGEILLDGEDVTRKSPAEMIARGVTYVPQGRNVVPQLSVLHNLELGGITSKDQARVKRRMEEVMDQFPMLRQRKDQKAIELSGGQQKQLEIARALLLDPKLILIDEPSIGLSPNLVQEVFQTLIRLRDQGVTILMVEQNAKAALAMSDYGLVLELGQTRMFDKADTLLKDPRVGQLFLGGHIEDAA; translated from the coding sequence ATGCTGGAGATGAAGAAAGTCACCGGCGGCTACGGCCGCATCACCATCCTCAACGGAACGTCCTTCACCATTCCCAAGGCGTCGATCACCACGGTGATCGGCCCGAACGGCGCCGGCAAGTCGACGGTGTTCAAGGCGATCTTCGGGCTTCTGAGCATCCATTCGGGAGAGATCCTGCTGGATGGCGAGGACGTCACCCGCAAGTCTCCGGCGGAGATGATCGCCCGCGGCGTCACCTACGTGCCGCAGGGCCGCAACGTGGTGCCGCAGCTTTCGGTGCTGCACAACCTCGAGCTCGGCGGCATCACGTCGAAGGACCAGGCCCGGGTGAAGCGGCGCATGGAAGAGGTGATGGACCAGTTTCCGATGCTGCGCCAGCGCAAGGACCAGAAGGCGATCGAGCTTTCCGGCGGCCAGCAGAAGCAGCTCGAGATCGCCCGCGCGCTGCTGCTCGATCCCAAGCTGATCCTGATCGACGAACCCTCGATCGGCCTGTCGCCCAATCTGGTGCAGGAGGTGTTCCAGACGTTGATCCGCCTGCGCGATCAGGGCGTGACCATCCTGATGGTCGAGCAGAACGCCAAGGCGGCGCTTGCCATGTCCGATTACGGCCTCGTCCTCGAACTCGGCCAGACCCGCATGTTCGACAAGGCCGATACCCTCCTCAAGGACCCCCGCGTCGGCCAACTCTTCCTCGGCGGCCACATCGAGGACGCCGCCTGA